cgaggaggggagagagtgaaatCGTTCAATACCACAAACCTAATTACTCATTTGAAAGTGCATCACCCCCAGACGTTCAGCAGAGAAAGAAAAGCAGAAAAAAAGAGCACTTTCAACAACTAAACcaagtcaagcagtcatttgaaagagtaggaacatttcagcgagacagctcaaaggcgaaatccattgacgccaagataatggaattcattgcccttgacgaTCAACAGTTCTCcgtcgtggatgatgttggctttccccgactggtcgagcacctcgAAGCCCCGggacacactaccaagtaggtgGTATTTTTCAGACGtagccctaccggagttacactgTATCGTTGAAATGCACATCGATGAGCTACTTGCTatgggcgtcactgctattagcgtcataactgacatttggaccagacatgtcagccccatgagcatgctcagtctgacagcacagtgggtcaatgaggatttcgtactgaggaaagCAGCATTGCTTGCTCAAGAATGGGCTggttctcataccgctgctgccatttcaatggcatttgagaacatgtttgaaacctggaaacatgaacacactcctaGCTCCATTCAAACAACTGACTGGAGAAATGAGCTCATCAACTGCGTCTACAGCAGACGTgatgtcatggcattgaaactcctgctcaacaaaactgcaGACAGACCGTGTGGTTAAAACTTGAACAAGTCCTCTACTagaggctgtgaacaagcgattcggtggcattctctctgagGCTCTCTGAggcaccatgctcgatgctagatacaaggaccgctactttgacgcagacaagaaacagggtttacgtgaaatgttagacacagctggacaagatggaaatggACACGGCGACAGTgcgcacagaggaagagaggccacggacagactgagctgaaacttcactgcttgacatgtatgatgaaatcctggttgagactgaaacgactgaacaaatgaacaacgaaacagcacagcaggtaagtgaaagaaataggttttgattatgttttactgttaaTGGCGACATATGTAAAttccaacaaaataactttttggtcagtgtgtgtgcttCAACTATTTAACTATACAAGAATGCTTCAAAGGCCGCTAAAATGTTAAATATCGGTTATCGGTATCGTTTTTTTTTTGGCAAAGAAAATATTtgatatcggtatcggccaaaaacGTAATATAAGTTTATCCCTAATAAACGTTAGGCTTAACATGAGAAAATTACGACCAAACACTGTAGCCTACCTCAGCGTTTATTTGTGAAGATGAGGTTGGCCATTTTTTATTGATGTCATCATGTAGCAACCAGGGACCTCACGAGAAGAAGAGATAGAGCCATCTTGAGCCCCCTATATCTATGTGGCCTATTGTGACTCCATGAAGAGAGTCAACTGACCTTAAAAGCAAGCAGATATTACTTAGGGAATTCAAAATGAATGGCCAGAGCATAGTGAAGAAAAGTTGTCTGGTCACAGTCAATTCGGCTCAGAGCTTCAGGTCTCTTTGGGTCAAATCAAAACATGTGTCCTCCTGCTTGTCTATGTTCAACAACTGAATCCAGAACCTGTAACTAACTCTTTAAGCTGTCTTTTAAAATTTgaccagacaagtcagttaagaacaaattcttatttacaatgacggcctaggaacagtgggttaactgcctcgttcaggggcagaacgaaagatttttagcttggggatttgatctaccaacctttcagttactggcccaacactccaaGCAATAGGCTGCTACGTGCCACGTTAATGGGTAGTGGGTAGTCCGAATCCATTGCATTTAAAACTGTACCTATGGGAGAGTGACTGTAGGGAGgattagtagtgcactatatggggaaatgggtgccatttgtgatacaACCTGTGATTATCTGATATCTCAAGATCTCAAATAACTTTCATGAGAACAAACTTTCAACCAGAAAAAAAAGGGAGAAAAATTGAGAAAAGCTTCTAGGAACATAAAGTGCTTTATATCAAAGGTAAATTAatggaaatcaaatcaaacaatGGATGAGTCTTGGGTACGGGAGAGTGTCTGGGAGGGAATAGCCAAATACCATTGTTAAATAATAACAACAAGAGAAGGGGAAAAAGAAGCAACTGGCTTTGAAAGTACCAATCTGAGAAAACATTTACATTAAAAACAGTTAAAAAGCGATGACGCGTACTGCATCCTGTGTGTTGACCTATCAGAACATCACACACAGAGTTCCATGAGATAAGGAGAGGTATTGATATGGACCGGTTAGGTAGGAATTAAtcaattgtctgtctgtctgtctgtctgtctgtctgtctgtgtctgtctgtctgtctgtctgtctgtctgtctgtctgtctgtctgtctgtctctgtgtctgtctgtctctgtgtctgtctgtctctgtgtctgtctgtctctgtgtctgtctgtctgtatgtgtgtgtgcaccaaACCTAGGTGATCAACATTCAACCACAAGAGAATGAGTGGTGAATACCAGGTGATGCGGTAGTATACGTACCGGATAGATGGGTTGCATTTTATGTACactaaaaacaaatacaaatccCCCACCCCCCCATGATGATAAACCCTTTGTGTTTCAAAACATTCGGAGATTATCTGAACGGGGGTCGTCAGGGTAACCTGCTTGCTTTAAACTAGAGAGTAGTCTCTGTAGCCAATGGTAACGCATACTGCGGGCAAAATGATACTGCTTCACTGGTGAATTACATATCAAGAGTTCATCTCATGGGAGGGGATAAAAGGTCAGTGGGGTCAAGCTCATCAGGTTGACCTCAAATTTACTCCAGTTAATTGTACGACAAAACAACGTGAGGGTGTAGCGCAGGGCAGAGATGAAGCTAACGGCGCTATCGCTAACCCATTACTTTGGCGAGGACATATCCCCAGTACCTTTTCTTTTTATATTTCTTAGCATGGACTTGACCTAAGACTAGCTTTAGTTTACACACCATTTGTCCACAgtttaaaacacacacagaaccaacCAAATGAAGAATTTACAGGAATCAGTGTTGGACACTATACAATACGAACTAATATTACAAACTGCTAAACGTGTATGATTATTTTACTTAGAACGTTCTGGCAGAAAGCTGCCACACATGATGATTTTTTGCTGGGAAGTATGTAATGTATTGAAGGGGTAACTGGTTGCACTCCTTGTAATGTAATCTATAGACGATATTCAGTAGCAAGTAGCTGGAGAACGGGTGGGTACAGGGTGCAACCAATGACAACACGGCTGCGCAAGGATAGCCCTGCTCCTGCTGAGGTGCACCtccacccagctgtctgtctgtctgtccatccttgTCAGCCAATCATGGACAGTGATGTTGGTGATCCAACCAACGACGGACAACAATGTTGGTGTGTGGATAGGTGGTGGTAGAccggatggagggagagaggggggagtcatCCCAAccccatcccaaaaccccaagTAGCCGCCCCTTAGGAAACTGTCTTCTTCCCAGTCAGATCGCCATCCTTGGAGATCCTGTCCAGCCGCATGTAGGGTTCGAACGCAGAGGATCCGCACCCATACCCGGATGCCAGTTCATGATGAGCACCCCCTAGCAGTGGCATGGAGAAGCACAGTGAGTGCGACTGCGGCACGCCCAGACGCGACGAGGGCGGAGTCCCACCCAGGGAGGGCAACGACAGCCCGAAAGTCCCGCCCATCCCATGAACGCCATTTCTCGGTGGTGTGCTGTTACCCGGCGAGGAGGAGGAGCCTCCAGGGCTGCCCAAAAGAGAGCTGTTTCCTGGGTGGTGGGTGCCCAGTAGGGGGTTGGGGGGCTGGGCGGAGAGGAGGCGCCCCTGCTCAAGGAGGCGCAGGATGTTACAGGTGGCCAGCGACtcggaggtggaggaggagcgctTGTCAGAGTCTTTGGTTGTGTCTTTCTTCTGCTTGGTACGACGGTTCTGAAACCACACTTTGACCTGGAAGGAC
The genomic region above belongs to Oncorhynchus masou masou isolate Uvic2021 chromosome 27, UVic_Omas_1.1, whole genome shotgun sequence and contains:
- the vax2 gene encoding ventral anterior homeobox 2 → MFDQATNMGDEIAEDRNNHRLGSNSQCRDGIDKCHTELGGRSPVQSTTDTPGTSASTPTSSSEDGHDKLLGVDPDYCRRILVRDAKGTIREIVLPKGLDLDRPKRTRTSFTAEQLYRLELEFQRCQYVVGRERTELARQLNLSETQVKVWFQNRRTKQKKDTTKDSDKRSSSTSESLATCNILRLLEQGRLLSAQPPNPLLGTHHPGNSSLLGSPGGSSSSPGNSTPPRNGVHGMGGTFGLSLPSLGGTPPSSRLGVPQSHSLCFSMPLLGGAHHELASGYGCGSSAFEPYMRLDRISKDGDLTGKKTVS